A genomic stretch from Etheostoma cragini isolate CJK2018 chromosome 8, CSU_Ecrag_1.0, whole genome shotgun sequence includes:
- the LOC117948707 gene encoding tumor protein p53-inducible protein 11-like, with product MASKPHPPLMKKHSQTDLISRLKSRKILGVGGEDDDGEVHRSKISQMLGNEMKFAVREPIGLRVWILISAVGFTVMAVMALVFPNQLYEVVFEEELFTTSISIRLYGGALLSLALIMWNGLYTAEKIVIQWTLLSEACYFAVQFLVTSVTLIEIGILPNAAILLLLSRVLFLLVTMSYYYHLGRKLKKI from the exons ATGGCGTCTAAACCTCACCCTCCTCTGATGAAGAAGCACAGCCAGACAGACCTGATAAGCCGTCTAAAGAGCAGGAAGATCCTTGGAGTCGGTGGCGAGGATGATGATGGTGAAGTGCACCGCTCAAAG ATCAGTCAGATGCTCGGAAATGAGATGAAGTTTGCAGTGCGAGAGCCTATCGGGCTTAG GGTATGGATACTCATCTCTGCAGTGGGTTTCACAGTTATGGCCGTGATG GCTCTTGTGTTTCCCAACCAGCTATATGAGGTTGTTTTTGAGGAGGAGCTCTTCACGACTAGCATTTCCATTCGCCTTTATGGAGGAGCACTGCTTA GCCTGGCCCTCATCATGTGGAATGGTCTCTACACAGCAGAAAAGATCGTCATCCAGTGGACTCTGCTCAGTGAAGCCTGCTACTTTGCTGTCCAGTTTCTTG TGACGTCCGTCACCTTAATCGAGATCGGCATCCTGCCCAATGCAGCCATTCTCCTGCTCCTCAGTCGGGTGCTCTTCCTGCTGGTCACAATGTCCTACTACTACCACCTGGGCCGTAAGCTGAAGAAGATCTGA